TGTAACCTGCAGGGGTAAATATAAATAACAAAAAGTCGGTAGTTTGGCAATCATAGTCTGTAGGATTATACAGACCTTAGATCCAATACTTTGCGTCCTGTCCTTTCGGACAGTTTACCTTTTTCAACTTTTTATTTCTCATGCGATAGGCATCACCTCTTTTATAATCTGTTATTATTCTGCTAAAATTTTAAGAAGATAGTATTTCTTACTTTAAACTATTTTTCCAAGAATTGATGGTATATTCAATATAATAATTTTATTTTTATTAAAATTATTCCCTAATTGAATATTTTTTAGACATTAATTCAATAAAAAAATTTAAAATAATCAAAAAAGTTTACAGATATATTAATCCTCTTAATATAATACCACTTTTTTCACTAGAAAACAAGTAAGATATAAGAATATAAGATAGGAGTAAATTTTATTTAAAATAAACCACTTCCTAATCTTATAATTTATTTTATTTAATTAAGAAGATAATGCCCTGGCATCTTAATTTATTTTTTTCCTTCTAATCTCCTCTGGGCTTCTTTTAACCAATAATCAGCCCTGGTATTATCAGGTTGTAGGTTCAGTACCTGCCTATAATAACGAATGGCCTGCTGATAATCACCAGTATCAAAATAGACCCTTGCCAGCCAGTAATAAGCCTCAACAAATCTGGAGTTTAATCTAATTGCCTCCCGGTAGCTATCAATAGCACGACCATAGTTCATTTTCTCATATTCATTGTAACCCTGTTCATACCAGTTATATGCTTCCTTACCATACTTGATAGAAGCATCTACTTTATCATAAAAATATTGTGCTCGGGGATAATTGGGATCTAATTCCAGCACTCTACGCCAATAGAATAAGGAATTTTCCAAATCATTGTTTTCATAAAACACTCTAGCAGCCCAATAATTGGAATCAATTAAATCCGGGTATTCCTTAATGGAATTCAGAAAATAAATAAGACTCTGTTCGTAATCTCCTTTTTCGTAAGAGGTATAACCTAAACGGTAATAGGCATGAGCTAAGTTTTGTTTGACCTGAGGAGAGGTCAAATCAGTCCTCTCGATAAAGCTAAGGTATTTATTCCATTGTTCTGCTTCGCGATAATACCAGTTGGTATGTTGATACATTAAAGCCAGGTAATAGTGCGCTTCTACAAAATCCGGATTTACGGCTATTGCTTGTTGTGCTAAATCAATTGCTTCCGTCCACAACTTTCTCCCCGGATAATTGGCACCCTGGTAGGTGGCCAGTGCTTCCTCCATCTTCTCTACTGCTTTTTCTAGATATTCTACTGCCTCCGGTGTGGCATCACTAAAAATATTTACCTGCTGTGCTAAGCTACTGCCATAAATCAGCTGAAATAATATGGCCAATAATATTATGAGATAAAATCCCATTCTTGACTTATTCAGTTTCATTTCTATTCTCCTTCCTAATTTAATAGTAATTTTATCTATAGAACCAAGAAATGTAAAAAACTATAACTCTTCTTTTAAAATAGAAAGATAATTTTTCTTCACCAGGTCAAAATCTTCCCGGTATTCTGTACCTACCGAACTGGCTGGTGGTAATTTTAATTCCAGAAAATTAATTCTTTTCCCTTCTTTGCTGATGGAAAAATCCAGATGAGGTCCGGTAGCCAGTCCCGTGGCTCCCACATAACCGATAATCTCACCCTGATTTACCCGTTTTCCTACCTGCAGTCCCTGGGCAAATTTTGAAAGATGACCATAACCGGTAACATAGCCATTGGGGTGTTTTATTTCCACATAATTTCCATAACCCCCCTTATCATAATATCTGGAAATTACAGTACCGGCTCCTATTGCTACTACGGGGGTTCCGGTAGGAGCGGCATAATCTATAGCCAGATGAGGACGCCATATTCTCAAGATAGGATGGTATCTGCTTTCGGTATAATGGGAACTGATGTACTTATAATTAAGGGGTGCCCTCAAAAATGCCTTTCTCAGGCAACGGCCATCTTTATCATAATAGTCAATATTTCCGGAAGGGTCCTGAAAAAGAACGGCAGTATGGGAACTGAGCATCTCTCCCTCATAAACTGCTGCCATAATATCCCCCCAGCGATAAAAATCTCCTCGGTATAACCTTTCCACCAGAATTTTAAAGGTATCTCCCTGTTGACATTCTGTCAGGAAGTCAATATCCCAGGCAAAAATCTCTGCCAGCTGAATTGCCAGTTGGCCAGAATTACAATGATTAATCATTGCTTGATAGAGTGAACTCTCAATCTCTCCTTCAATGCAGACAATTTCCCGGAATATCTCTTCCTTAATCACCTCTATGTGACTCAGTTCATTATCAGGAATTTTAATATAATAGGTATCCAGCTGATTAGGTTGATAATCAAACTGAACTATTTTGCCCTCACTATTATAATGAACAGCAAATCTTGTTCCCGCGTTTAATCGACTGATATCAACTATGGATTGCACCTTTTCACCTAAACGTAGAATTTCAGTAGGTAAAATTCCTGCCTTAACCAGATGTTCATAGACCGTTTCTCCTGAATTCAGCATGCCGGAAAATTTCTTAATATCCATCTCCTTATTAACTTCCTGATATCTCAGGTTCAATCTTTCTAAATCCAGTCGTTCCAGATTGAGCGCTACCGCGCTAAATTCATCCTCATATTTGGTAGTCTCTTCTGCTGATTCTTTTTTCTCCGGTTCACTAATATTTGGTTCTTCAAATTCCGAATCATTTTTCGCAGCCTGCCAAAATATTTCTTCGGACTTTTCTCCAGATATTGATAATCTTTCCGAAATTTTCGGTATATCTAAAAATAACTTCATTCCAGCCAGTATTAAAACTATAGTAATAGCAATAACAGATAATAATCCTCGCTTAGAAAATAAGATTTTACTATTTGTTTTTAGTTCTCTTTTTTCCTTATGGTGATGATTAAAACAATAAGTATTATATTTTTTGATAGACAAATATCGCACTCCTTATCCAGAATTCATTCCAGGCTCAATATCATCTCAGTTTTTTATTATCCATATTTCATTATTATAATAACATACTATATATCTATGCTATCAATAGCAAGCAAATTTTAAAAAAATATGGTCAGTTTTGATTGCCTCAAATATTTCTAATAACTACTTAATTAGTATATAGTACATAGTATCTAGCATATAGTGTTTAGTCGTTAAAGGTTTATATTTAACCAACAGATGGGTAACACTTTTGATTTAGGACATAGGTTACATTATAGACCTGCTATTTTTTATTTAGGGTCCTGAGGAATTATAATATCTGGTATTAAATGTCCTCAGGATATTCAAAGGAATTCTTCCCTTGAAAAATCCCTGAAATACCCCGTATATTCGGTTTTATATAGAACTTGTTTTAATCATCTTGTTTGAATCTATTGTTCTTTATTGAAAAATAATTATGATAAGCATCAAGAAAATAACGGTCAGTCATAGAAGCCAGGTAATCTATTACCACTTCTTCCGGGGCATATTCACTCAAATACTTTTTTCCTCTGTCCTCACCTCTGTTCAAAATCCATTCTTGAAATACAATCGAATCAATCTTTTTTTCTTTTACATCCTGTACGAAATGGTTAAATAAACAAAAAAATGCTGTTTTAATCTTCTCTCTTTCTCGTTTGAGCAATTTATTTTCATAGATATGCTGCAGGTTAAATCTCTTTAATTGAAAAACAAATTCAGCAATATCCCGGGAATATTTTATTTCATTCCTTCCATAAGATTGTGTGATGATATCATGCACCAGAGTATTAATTATGGCACTGTTATTATCTCCCAATCCTGCTTTAACCTTAACTGGTAAGTCACTCTTTTTTACAAGACCAATACGTGCCGCATCTTCAAAATCCTGACCGATATAGGAAATGGAATCGGTAACACGAACCAGACATCCTTCTAAAGTAGCCGGGAAGGTAATGGCCTGTTCCCCTCTTTTTTTAAGGCAGATATAATCCTGGATATCCTCTTCCCTCTTTCCTTTAGCAGGTTTTACTTCTACTTCATTTATTTCTCCATCATGAGAGATAATTCCGTCTCTCACCTGGAAGGTTAAGTTCATTCCTCTATTAGCATCAGAAAGCTGATCTACCACTCGCAAACTATGTACATTATGAAAAAATAGACCTAATCCATGTTGTTGGGCTATTTCCTGTAAGAACCTTTCTCCATCATGTCCAAAGGGAGCATGACCCAGATCATGTCCCAGGGCAATTGCTTCAATTAAATCCAGATTGAGTCTTAATACCTTCCCAATAGAACGAGCAATCTGAGAAACCTGTAAGGTATGAATACTGCGATTGGCCAGTTGTTCATCGAAGCTCGCGGTATTATAAATAACCTGAGTTTTGCCAATATACCGTCGGAATGCCCCGGAATATAAAATATGATCACGATCCCGGGCAAAAGGTCCTCTTAGAGGATGGTCTATTGGCACCTTTCGTTGAGCATCATCGTTCTTAGTAGCAAAATTTGATAGATTGCTATCCTCTTCAGAGAGAATTTCGCTTTGAAAAATTTTTTCATCCATATCTCATCATAAAAATGGCTATTTTTTTCTACCAGCATTTTAATAATCAAGTAATATTAATAATATTCTATCTGATTCAGAGAAAAAGCTCAATGGTGAAAAATTATTCCGTTACAAAAAGGAAAATAGGGGACATTGCGGGCAACTGGGATTATTTTTCTTACAGTACTCCTTGCCCACCATCACCAGCTGGGCATGAAATTCGTTATACAAAGAGTGTTCGCGGGTCAGGTGTGACATAAAAAAACACTGAATATCTTCATAGCTTTCATGATGGGAGAAATAGCCATGTCGCTGGAATATCCTCCTGGTATAGGCATCAACTACAAAAATAGGCTTTTTACCGGCATATAGTAGGATACTGTCAGCTGTTTCAGGTCCTATGCCATTTACATTTAAAAGCTCTGCTCTTAACACCTGTCCATTGCGACTAAATAACTTCTCTGCCGAACCATCATATTTATTATAGAAAAAACTGATAAAATTCTTCAGTCGCTGAGCTTTAAGATTATAATAACCGCAGGACTTGATTAATTTCCCCAGATACTCTGCCTTAATACGAAGAAGGGCTTGCACATCAAGCAGCCCTTCTTCTTTTATTTTTTCTATAGCCTTACTCACGTTCTGCCAGTTAGTGTTCTGGGTTAAAATCGCTCCAATCATTATTTCCAGCTCGGTCTCGCCAGGCCACCAATGCAAAGGACCATAAAATTTTAAAAGACTTTGGTGCATTGACCATAACTGACTGCTGATATTGATATTCTGATTGCTTTTAGTATCTGTCATAAGAAAATAAAGGTAATAAATATTATAAATTAAAAAAATCAGCTAAATGGACATTCTCTAAGAAATAGACTAACAATTTAATAGTTGCTTCTATATCATCAATATGACACATCTCTACTACTGAATGGATATAACGGGTGGGCACAGAAATGCCACCGGTAATCACTCCATGACGGCTCTTTTGAATGGAACCAGCATCGGTTCCCCCTCTCTCCATTACATCCATTTGATAATTGATATTATTCTTTTCGGCAAGCTCCTTTAAGAATTGAAATAATCCACGATGGGCAATCATAGAAGAGTTCATCACCGCAATGGCAGTTCCTTTTCCTAAAGCACACCCTTTTTCTTCCTCTCTAATACCTGGAGTATCCAGAGCCATGGTTACATCTACCGCAATACCAATATCCGGTTCAATAACATAGGAAGATGTTGTTGCCCCCCTCAAACCTACCTCCTCCTGAGAAGTTGCCACTGCATAAATATCTACATGGTGATTTCTTACCCTTCGTATTGCCTCCATAATGACATAGACCCCTGCTCTATTATCAAGGGCTAAGGAAGTTACCATCTTATCATTCAACTGCACAAAATCTCTATCAAAAGTTATGGCATCTCCTGGTTGAATTATTGCTTCTACTTCTTTTTTCTCTAAACCAATATCAATAAAAAATTCCTTCATAGCCGGTGCCTTTTTCTTTTCTGTTTCTTCTAAAACATGAATAGGCTTGGAACCGATTACTCCAATTACCCTTTTTTTGCCGTGTATAATCACTCTCTGGGCAACCAGAGTCTTGGGATCAAATCCACCAACAACGGCAAATCTTATAAATCCATTTTGATCAATAGACTTTACCAGAAATCCTATTTGATCCATATGCGCAGCCAGCATAACTTTTTTAGCCTTAGAGTTCTCTTCTTTCTTAGTAGCTTTTTTTAGGGCAATAACATTACCCAGTCGGTCAATTTCCACTTTATCACAAATACCTTTCAGTCCTTCTTGGATAATATCAGTTATCTGACTTTCATAACCGGATATGCCGGGGGCTTCGCAGAGCTTTTTTAATAATTGCATTATGGTTCTCCTTTCCATCTTTCTTATAATCTTATTATTCCTAATTTTTAAATTATTTTAAATATTACAATACAACAAAGGGATATTCACCCTCTTGAAAATC
This region of Atribacterota bacterium genomic DNA includes:
- a CDS encoding HD domain-containing protein, with the protein product MDEKIFQSEILSEEDSNLSNFATKNDDAQRKVPIDHPLRGPFARDRDHILYSGAFRRYIGKTQVIYNTASFDEQLANRSIHTLQVSQIARSIGKVLRLNLDLIEAIALGHDLGHAPFGHDGERFLQEIAQQHGLGLFFHNVHSLRVVDQLSDANRGMNLTFQVRDGIISHDGEINEVEVKPAKGKREEDIQDYICLKKRGEQAITFPATLEGCLVRVTDSISYIGQDFEDAARIGLVKKSDLPVKVKAGLGDNNSAIINTLVHDIITQSYGRNEIKYSRDIAEFVFQLKRFNLQHIYENKLLKREREKIKTAFFCLFNHFVQDVKEKKIDSIVFQEWILNRGEDRGKKYLSEYAPEEVVIDYLASMTDRYFLDAYHNYFSIKNNRFKQDD
- a CDS encoding tetratricopeptide repeat protein, which gives rise to MKLNKSRMGFYLIILLAILFQLIYGSSLAQQVNIFSDATPEAVEYLEKAVEKMEEALATYQGANYPGRKLWTEAIDLAQQAIAVNPDFVEAHYYLALMYQHTNWYYREAEQWNKYLSFIERTDLTSPQVKQNLAHAYYRLGYTSYEKGDYEQSLIYFLNSIKEYPDLIDSNYWAARVFYENNDLENSLFYWRRVLELDPNYPRAQYFYDKVDASIKYGKEAYNWYEQGYNEYEKMNYGRAIDSYREAIRLNSRFVEAYYWLARVYFDTGDYQQAIRYYRQVLNLQPDNTRADYWLKEAQRRLEGKK
- a CDS encoding M42 family metallopeptidase — translated: MQLLKKLCEAPGISGYESQITDIIQEGLKGICDKVEIDRLGNVIALKKATKKEENSKAKKVMLAAHMDQIGFLVKSIDQNGFIRFAVVGGFDPKTLVAQRVIIHGKKRVIGVIGSKPIHVLEETEKKKAPAMKEFFIDIGLEKKEVEAIIQPGDAITFDRDFVQLNDKMVTSLALDNRAGVYVIMEAIRRVRNHHVDIYAVATSQEEVGLRGATTSSYVIEPDIGIAVDVTMALDTPGIREEEKGCALGKGTAIAVMNSSMIAHRGLFQFLKELAEKNNINYQMDVMERGGTDAGSIQKSRHGVITGGISVPTRYIHSVVEMCHIDDIEATIKLLVYFLENVHLADFFNL
- a CDS encoding endonuclease III domain-containing protein is translated as MHQSLLKFYGPLHWWPGETELEIMIGAILTQNTNWQNVSKAIEKIKEEGLLDVQALLRIKAEYLGKLIKSCGYYNLKAQRLKNFISFFYNKYDGSAEKLFSRNGQVLRAELLNVNGIGPETADSILLYAGKKPIFVVDAYTRRIFQRHGYFSHHESYEDIQCFFMSHLTREHSLYNEFHAQLVMVGKEYCKKNNPSCPQCPLFSFL
- a CDS encoding M23 family metallopeptidase produces the protein MSIKKYNTYCFNHHHKEKRELKTNSKILFSKRGLLSVIAITIVLILAGMKLFLDIPKISERLSISGEKSEEIFWQAAKNDSEFEEPNISEPEKKESAEETTKYEDEFSAVALNLERLDLERLNLRYQEVNKEMDIKKFSGMLNSGETVYEHLVKAGILPTEILRLGEKVQSIVDISRLNAGTRFAVHYNSEGKIVQFDYQPNQLDTYYIKIPDNELSHIEVIKEEIFREIVCIEGEIESSLYQAMINHCNSGQLAIQLAEIFAWDIDFLTECQQGDTFKILVERLYRGDFYRWGDIMAAVYEGEMLSSHTAVLFQDPSGNIDYYDKDGRCLRKAFLRAPLNYKYISSHYTESRYHPILRIWRPHLAIDYAAPTGTPVVAIGAGTVISRYYDKGGYGNYVEIKHPNGYVTGYGHLSKFAQGLQVGKRVNQGEIIGYVGATGLATGPHLDFSISKEGKRINFLELKLPPASSVGTEYREDFDLVKKNYLSILKEEL